The genomic window AAAATTGCTTCTTATTTAATTGACTCTGGAGTAGAGCAAGAAAAAGTTAGAATTAATCTTTTTGAATCTAAATCTCATAAAGAAGTTTTGTTGCTTCGCAAATCTCTTCAATCTCTTAAGGTTAGTTCTGATGGCAAAATTGCTTGGATGCAACTTAGTATAGATGATATTAAAGAATTAGATGTAAAAGATTTGCATCCGGAAGGTATAATTAACCATACCCGTTCAATCAAGGGGGTTGAAGTTGGAATTCTATTTAGAGAAACAAGTCCAGGTATTGTTAAGGTTGGCTTTAGGTCCAAAAGTGCAATTGATGTTGCACAAATAGCTAAAAAATTTGGCGGTGGCGGACATGAAAAAGCTGCAGGTGCTCGGTTAGAGGGACGGTTAGATGATGTAAAATCAAAGGTATTAAATTCAGTTAAGGAAGTGATTGATTAATTGGATGGATTTATTAACATTAATAAACCTGAGGGAATTACTTCTTTTGATGTATTGCGTACCTTGAAAAAACAAATTGGAAAAATTAAAATGGGACATCTAGGCACCCTTGATCCAATGGCAACTGGAGTTTTACCTGTAGCACTTGGTAATGCTACTAGAGTTATAGAATATATAAAAGATGAAACGAAAGCTTATACAGCTACAATGATAATGGGTCGAGTTTCCGACACTCAAGATGAATATGGTACTATTAAAGTTATTCAAGAACAACCAATTATTGAATTAGATATTCTTAAAGAAGCCATAAAAGAATTTACAGGGAAAATAAAGCAATTACCACCTATGTATTCAGCTGTACATCATAATGGCAAAAGGCTATATGAGTTAGCACGAGAAGGCAAAGTAGTTGAACGAGAACTACGTGAAGTAGAAATATATAAACTAGATTTAGTAACCATTGAACTTAATGAAAATAATATTCCTCTTATCACTATTTATGTAGAGTGTTCAAAAGGTACCTATATACGAACATTATGTCATGACATAGGACAAAAACTAGGAACAGGTGCTTATTTGAATAAATTAATTAGAGTTAAATCTGGAATATTTAATATAGATGATTCCATAACCCTTGAAAAATTAGAAAAATGCACCAATATTAAAAGAGTTATAAAAGATATAGACTATCCATTAAACGAATTACAAAACTATTACATAAGTAATCCAAGCGATTTATATAAATTGTTAAATGGTAATAAAATACAGTGTTCAATTGAGGATGAAGAACTTGTTAAGGTTTATTCACCAGAACAAAACCTAGTAGCTATTGCAGAAATAAATAAAAATAACAATACACCCATGCTTAAACCAAAAAAAGTATTTAAATAATTGAAACTATTTAAACTTATATAAAGGAGTTTCAAATGGAAGTAATTAAACATATTGATGAATACAAAGGTATAGAACCAGTATATTTGGCATTAGGGAATTTTGATGGAGTTCATTTAGGACACCAAAAACTGCTTAAATCGCTAGTAACTAAAGCTAAACGCAATGGTTATAAACCAGCAGCATTTATTTTTGAACCTCATCCAAATAAAGTATTAACTCCTGATAAAGCTCCACGCTTATTGGTTACATCTGAAAGAAAAGCTAAGCTGCTTAAAAAATTGGGTATAGAACTTTTAATATATACACCTTTTACACGAGAAATTGCCAAATGTTCACCATATGACTTTGTTGAAAATATTCTCGTTAAAAAATTCAAAGTAAAGGAAGTATTTATAGGATTTAATTACTCATTTGGTTATAAGGGTGTTGGCAACTCACAACTATTAAGTGATTTAGGCAAGGAGTTTGGTTTTAGAGTAAATGTAACTTTGCCAGTAAAAATAGAAGATAAAGTTGTTTCAAGTAGTTTGATTAGGAAGGCACTTGAGAATGGTGATATAAATTTAGCAATAAAAATGCTAGGATACCTACCTGTACTTGAAGGACAAGTTATTAAGGGTGAGCAAAGGGGTTCTCAAATAGGATTTCCTACCGCTAATATTAATATTAATCCAGAAGTTAATCTGCCAGCGAATGGTGTATATGCAGCTAAAGCAGTAATAGAAAATAAAAGATATAATTGTGTGGTTAATATTGGAAGAAAACCTACATTTCATGATGATTATCCTACTTCTGTAGAAGCTCACATAATAGATTTTAATCAAAACTTATATGATAAATTTATTACTCTGTGTTTTATTGATAAGATTAGAAATGAAAAACGCTTTAATGGAATAAATGAACTAATAGCTCAAATAGAAAAAGATAGGCAAAAAGCTTTAGAACTTATAAATGTATAGCAAAGTGCTTTAAGTAAAATAAAAATAATTATCTATATTGTGGTTAGAAAACTAACGTTTATAGTTTAAATATTAGACAAAAGCTTAAAAGTTTACTTAAACAAATTGCTATGATAAAATTAATTTTGGTGTTTTTAAGAAAAAAGTATACATGAGGAAAAAAAAGGTAATAATATTTATAAATTATAGAAAAGAGCGGCAAAAGAGTCCCTTTTGTTTGGATAATAAAAACCTAAGGAACCAAGACTAGGGTATGCGATTTTCACCGACGTTTACCTTGGTTTCTGGCGATTACATGAAAATGAGGAGGTGAAACAATGGCACTAAGCCAAGAGAGAAAACAAGAAATTATTAATCAATATCAGACACATGAGAATGATACTGGGTCACCTGAGGTTCAAATAGCTATTTTAACCGATCGGATTAATTATTTAAATGAACATTTAAAGATTAATAAAAAAGATCATCATTCGAGAACTGGGCTACTAAAAATGGTAGGTCAACGTAGATCACTTTTAGAATATTTAAAGAACAAGAACTTTGATCGTTACCGTTCAATAGTTCTTCGACTTGGTCTAAGAAGATAAAGAGCGGAATTGCCGCTCTTTAGTTTATTGTAGTCTAAGAAAGGAGGAAAATAATTGCATACTTATAAAATTGAAATCGGTGGAAGACAACTAGTAGTTGAAGTAGGAAAGGTTGCTAAACAAGCAAATGGTGCTGCCGTAATGAGATATGGCGATACTGTTGTTTTGGTTACAGCTACAGCATCCAAAGAACCTCGTGAAGGTATAGACTTTTTTCCTTTAACAGTTGATTATGAAGAAAGATTATATGCAGCTGGGAAAATTCCTGGTGGGTTTATAAAAAGAGAGGGGAGACCAACAGAGTTTGCCACACTTTCTGCCCGATTAATAGATAGACCACTAAGGCCTTTATTTCCAAATGGATATAGAAATGATGTAAATATAGTAGCAACAGTTATGTCAATGGATAACGATAATATTCCTGATGTGATTTCCATTATTGGGGCATCAGTTGCGCTTACTACTTCAAATATACCATTTAGTGGTCCTGTTGCAGCTGTAACAGTTGGCTTAGTAGACGGTGAATTTATCATTAATCCAACAGTTGAACAATCTGAAAAGACAAAAATGCATTTAACAGTAGCAGGAACTAAAGATGCTATCATGATGGTTGAAGCAGGTGCAGATGAGATTCCAGAAGACCAGATGCTTGATGCTATATTCTATGGGCATGAAGAAATTAAAAAGATAGTAGAATTTCAAGAAAAAATTATAGCTGAAATTGGGGAAGAAAAAATTGAACCAAAACTAATAGATGATGACCCAGAAATTGAGGCTGCTGTTAGAGATTTTGCCACACAAAAATTAGAACAAGCTGTAAGAAATGAAAACAAAAAAGCAAGAGAAAGCGATATAGACGAGGTTAAGTCAATAACAAAAGAACATTTTCAAGAAATATATCCAGAACAAATGAATGAGGTAAAATCAGTATTAGAAAAAATCTTAAAAGAAGTAGTAAGAAAAATGACTATCTATGAAAATGAAAGAGTAGATGGAAGAAAAAATGATGAAATAAGAGCAGTAACATGTGAAGTAGGTTATCTGCCGAGACCTCATGGTACAGGTTTATTTACCCGTGGACAAACTCAAGTTCTTTCTATAACTACATTAGGTTCAATGAGAGAAGAGCAGATACTTGATGGTTTGGGTGCAGATGAGTCAAAAAGATATATCCATCATTATAATTTCCCACCTTGGAGTGTAGGTGAAGCAAGACCAATGCGTGGACCGGGTAGAAGAGAAATAGGTCATGGAGCTCTTGCTGAACGTGCTTTATTAGCTGTACTACCTTCTGAAGATGAATTTCCATATACTATACGCGTAGTATCAGACGTTTTAGAATCAAATGGTTCAACCTCAATGGGAAGTGTTTGTGGTAGTTCCTTGTCATTAATGCATGCTGGTGTTCCAATTAAAGCAACAGTATCAGGTATTGCAATGGGTCTTGTGAAAGAAGGAGAAGATTTTGCAATATTAAGTGATATACAAGGTATAGAAGATGCTTTAGGGGATATGGATTTCAAGGTTGCAGGGACTAAAGATGGTATAACTGCATTACAAATGGATATAAAAATAACAGGTGTAAGTCGTGAAATTATTGAAAAGGCATTAGCTCAAGCTAATGATGGAAGAATGTTTATTATGAGTAAAATGCTAGAATGTATTTCAGAGCCTAATAAACAATTATCACCTTATGCACCTCAAATGATAAGAATGCAAATTAATCCAGATAAAATACGCGAGGTTATAGGTGCTGGTGGAAAAACTATTCAAAAGATAGTTGCTGAAACAGACTGTAAAATTGACATCGAAGATGATGGCAGCTTATTTATCATATCAATTGATGAGGAATCAGCTAACAAAGCAAAAAGCATAATAGAAACAATAATTGCAGAGGTTGAAGTAGGAAAGACTTACATGGGTACTGTTAAAAGAATAATGGATTTTGGTGCTTTTGTTGAAATAATTCCTGGTGTCCTAGGTACCCAAGGCAAAGAAGGCTTAGTTCATATATCTCAACTTGCAGAAGAAAGAGTAAATAAAGTAAAAGATGTTGTAAATATAGGTGATCAGATAATGGTAAAGGTAATCGAAATAGATCAACAAGGAAGAATAAACTTATCTAGAAAAGCAGCATTAAACAAGGTGGCAAAACCAACAAACTAAACTGAAATATTTTAATATATACGATAAACCGAGTAAACTCGGTTTATTTGTGTTTTTGCGCGGAAATGTTCCTAACTTTAGTGAAAAATTGCATATGAGTACTCATTACTGAATACAATTTAGGAGACGTATACAAGGGCGGTGAGTACTATTTATATTAAAAAGGGCTTATCGTTTTTGCAACTAAACGGAAAAGTCCTTTTTGTATTAGTGTTTTTTATTAGTTTTTATGCATTTAATATATCGATTGACAAAATTGAACGATATTATTTAGGGGTTAAACCGGGAGTGACGATAGAAGGAAGAGATATATCATATTTATTAGAAAAAGAAGTAGAGTTGGTTATTAAAGAATTAGCAATCAAAAATCAAAAGTTACCTGAAGAGCCATATATAGATCGTGAATCAGGGGAAATAATACCTGAACAAAGTGGTTATATAGTTGATATTCCTTTGACTTTATCTAAAGTATTATCAGCAAATGAATACGAGTCTATTAATATTGTTAAAAAGAAAACAAAACCTACATACACTAGTGAAGATATTGAGAAAAGTAACGAAACAATCGGTTATTATAAAACAGGAATTCATGGAAGTAGTGATCGTATTAAAAACCTAAAGTTAGCATCAGATGCTATTAATAATCGTTTAATTTGGCCTAACAATATATTTTCTTTTAATGAAATAGTTGGACCTAGAACTCCTAATAGAGGATATTTACCAGCACCAATTATTTTTAAAGGTGAAACGATATTAGATTATGGGGGTGGTGTATGTCAGATAGCGAGCACATTATATAATGCTGTAACAGAGTCTGAGTTAGAAATAGTAGAACGTCATACTCATAGCAAACCAATTGGCTATGTACCAGTTGGAAAAGATGCTACTGTTTACTATGGATATAAAGATCTAAAATTCAAGAACAATAAAAACAACCCAATAATTGTTATGTCGGGAATTGATCAAGGGTATGTATGGGTTAAAATATTAGGGAGGGGGAAAAACGAATGAAGATATACTTTTTAACCAAGAAAAAGGTGTATAGCTCATTTGTGCTGATATTGCTACTAGCTGTTTTTATAGTATTTGGATATATAAATTTAAACACTACTACTTTTACGGCTACAACAGGAACAACTGAAGCTATATTTCAAGGAAATAGTGGAGAAAAAGTCGTTGCCATAACAGTTAATGTTGATTGGGGAGAAGAATTTATCCCAGATATGTTAAAAAACTTTAAATCTTACGATGCTAAAGCAACGTTTTTTGTAACTGGTAAATGGGCAGAGAAAAATGAAGATCTTTTAAAAGAAATGCAAAAAGATGGTCATAGTATACAAAATCATGGATATAAGCATCTGCATTTTAATAATTTAGGCTCTGATGAAATAAAAAGTGAGATAAAAAAGGCAGAAGATATAATATATGATAAAACAGGAGAAAAAACTACATTTTTTGCCTCACCTTATGGAGAATATAATCAGCGACTAGTTAGTGCAGTTACTGAAATGGAATACAAATTCATAATGTGGAGCGTAGATACTATAGATTGGCAAAAACCTAATCCAGAAACAATAATAAAGCGTGTTATGAATAAAGTACACAATGATGCTATTATTCTTATGCATCCAACAGATCCAACTGTTAAAGCTTTACCTAATTTATTAAAGCAGTTAAAAGATCAAGGATATAAAATGATGACAATAGATAAAATAGTATTGGATGAGAAATAACAGAAAGGAAGTATAGTTATAAATATATGAGATATATATTAAAATTATTTTTATCTGTTTGCATCTTATTCTTAATACAAGTAACTTCTGTTTCTGCTGAACCAAATGTTAGTTCGCAGTATTTTTGTTTAGTTGATAAAAAGTCGGGGCAGGTACTATATGAAAAAAATATGGATGAACAACGTCCAGTAGCAAGCACGACAAAAATAATGACTGCAATTTTAACAATGGAATACATGAACTTAAGTGAAATAGCAACTGTTAGTGCAAAGGCAGATAGAACTCCCGAGGTTACAATTGGCTTAAGAGAAGGTCAAGAATTAACAGTAGGGGAATTATTAAAAGTAACTTTAATACGATCAGCTAATGATGCAGCTGTAGTTTTAGCGGAACATATAGCTGGTGATGAGGATTTTTTTGGAGAGCTTATGACTAGAAAAGCAATAGCTTTGGGTGCATTTAATACTCAATTTAAAAATGCCTCTGGTTTACCAAATAAAGAACATTTTAGTACGGCATATGATTTATCTATTATTAGTAGATATGCTCTGAAACATGATTACATAAAAGAAACAGTAAAAAAAGAAAAAGCTGAATTTAAACATCCGGGCTATTCTAAACCTATAACAATAAAAAATACTAATACATTATTAGGATCCTTTCCCGGTGCTGATGGAATTAAGACTGGAACTACTAATGCTGCAGGAAAGTGCTTAGTTGCATCAGCTACTAGAGATCAACATCAACTAATAACGGTTGTTTTACGTTCACCTGATAGAAAAGGGGATAGTGCTCGATTATTGTCTTATGGTTTTAATAATTTTTATTTAGAAAAAATAGTAGATAATCAACAACCTTTTAAGGAAGCAATTGTGATAGGTGGAACAGAGAATTATGTAGAAGTTATACCTAATGATGAAATTTATATATGGAGTAGTGGAAGTCTGAAAAATATAGAGAAAAAAACAATTATGAAATATAGTTTAGAGGCCCCCGTTAGTTATGGCAATAAAGTAGGTTTTTTAGAAGTATATGCATATGATAAAAAACTAGCTAAAGTTGATTTGGTTGCTAAAAATGATATTGAACAAGAAAAAAATGTTTTGTTGCGAATTCTTTCGAGTTTTTTTTAGTTTTTAACAGGAAAAGCAATTATATTAAAGAAGTAATCTAACTAGTGCAAGTATATTGGAGGTAGTAGATGTGATATCGACATTTAATTTGAATAATACTAAGTTAGTAGTAGAAGAAATACCTTTTGTAAGATCTGCTGGGATAGGTGTATATATAAAAGTTGGCTCAAGACATGAAAAACAAAATATATCAGGTGTTAGTCATTTTATTGAACATATGTTGTTTAAAGGAACCGAAAAGAGAACTGCTAGAGAAATTGCAGAAAGCTTTGAAGGTATGGGGGGACAGTTAAACGCATTTACTTCTAAGGAGTATACATGCTTATATTCTAGAACTCTTGATGAAAATGTTGATAGTGCTATAGAAATTATGTTTGACATGCTCTTTAGTTCAAAATTTGCTCCTAAAGATTTTACAACTGAAAAAGGAGTAGTCATAGAAGAAATAAATATGTATGAAGATACTCCTGATGATTTGATTCACGATCTTTTTTCCCAAAAATTTTGGGAAGGACATTCAATGGGTCTGCCTATATTAGGAACAGAAGATAGTATTATTAATATGGATAGAGACTTAGTATATGAATATTATAAAAAATATTATGTTCCCGCTAACATGGTTATTGCAGTTGCTGGAAATGTAAATAGCAATAAAGTTAGGGATAAGATTCAAAATCTTTTAGAAAAACAGCCTAAAAATAATATAACTATAAATCAAACTATACCAGAAGAAAACAATTCATTTATTAGTTTAATGAATAAGGAAACAGAACAAGTTCAGTTATGTCTAGGTGTTCCTAGTATTTCTTATCATAATGATAATCGTTATGTTCAAAATGTAATGAACAACATATTAGGTGGAGGCTTAGGTTCAAGATTATTTCAAAGTATTAGA from Candidatus Syntrophocurvum alkaliphilum includes these protein-coding regions:
- a CDS encoding VanW family protein: MTIEGRDISYLLEKEVELVIKELAIKNQKLPEEPYIDRESGEIIPEQSGYIVDIPLTLSKVLSANEYESINIVKKKTKPTYTSEDIEKSNETIGYYKTGIHGSSDRIKNLKLASDAINNRLIWPNNIFSFNEIVGPRTPNRGYLPAPIIFKGETILDYGGGVCQIASTLYNAVTESELEIVERHTHSKPIGYVPVGKDATVYYGYKDLKFKNNKNNPIIVMSGIDQGYVWVKILGRGKNE
- a CDS encoding bifunctional riboflavin kinase/FAD synthetase, whose protein sequence is MEVIKHIDEYKGIEPVYLALGNFDGVHLGHQKLLKSLVTKAKRNGYKPAAFIFEPHPNKVLTPDKAPRLLVTSERKAKLLKKLGIELLIYTPFTREIAKCSPYDFVENILVKKFKVKEVFIGFNYSFGYKGVGNSQLLSDLGKEFGFRVNVTLPVKIEDKVVSSSLIRKALENGDINLAIKMLGYLPVLEGQVIKGEQRGSQIGFPTANININPEVNLPANGVYAAKAVIENKRYNCVVNIGRKPTFHDDYPTSVEAHIIDFNQNLYDKFITLCFIDKIRNEKRFNGINELIAQIEKDRQKALELINV
- a CDS encoding D-alanyl-D-alanine carboxypeptidase family protein, yielding MRYILKLFLSVCILFLIQVTSVSAEPNVSSQYFCLVDKKSGQVLYEKNMDEQRPVASTTKIMTAILTMEYMNLSEIATVSAKADRTPEVTIGLREGQELTVGELLKVTLIRSANDAAVVLAEHIAGDEDFFGELMTRKAIALGAFNTQFKNASGLPNKEHFSTAYDLSIISRYALKHDYIKETVKKEKAEFKHPGYSKPITIKNTNTLLGSFPGADGIKTGTTNAAGKCLVASATRDQHQLITVVLRSPDRKGDSARLLSYGFNNFYLEKIVDNQQPFKEAIVIGGTENYVEVIPNDEIYIWSSGSLKNIEKKTIMKYSLEAPVSYGNKVGFLEVYAYDKKLAKVDLVAKNDIEQEKNVLLRILSSFF
- a CDS encoding polysaccharide deacetylase family protein encodes the protein MKIYFLTKKKVYSSFVLILLLAVFIVFGYINLNTTTFTATTGTTEAIFQGNSGEKVVAITVNVDWGEEFIPDMLKNFKSYDAKATFFVTGKWAEKNEDLLKEMQKDGHSIQNHGYKHLHFNNLGSDEIKSEIKKAEDIIYDKTGEKTTFFASPYGEYNQRLVSAVTEMEYKFIMWSVDTIDWQKPNPETIIKRVMNKVHNDAIILMHPTDPTVKALPNLLKQLKDQGYKMMTIDKIVLDEK
- a CDS encoding polyribonucleotide nucleotidyltransferase → MHTYKIEIGGRQLVVEVGKVAKQANGAAVMRYGDTVVLVTATASKEPREGIDFFPLTVDYEERLYAAGKIPGGFIKREGRPTEFATLSARLIDRPLRPLFPNGYRNDVNIVATVMSMDNDNIPDVISIIGASVALTTSNIPFSGPVAAVTVGLVDGEFIINPTVEQSEKTKMHLTVAGTKDAIMMVEAGADEIPEDQMLDAIFYGHEEIKKIVEFQEKIIAEIGEEKIEPKLIDDDPEIEAAVRDFATQKLEQAVRNENKKARESDIDEVKSITKEHFQEIYPEQMNEVKSVLEKILKEVVRKMTIYENERVDGRKNDEIRAVTCEVGYLPRPHGTGLFTRGQTQVLSITTLGSMREEQILDGLGADESKRYIHHYNFPPWSVGEARPMRGPGRREIGHGALAERALLAVLPSEDEFPYTIRVVSDVLESNGSTSMGSVCGSSLSLMHAGVPIKATVSGIAMGLVKEGEDFAILSDIQGIEDALGDMDFKVAGTKDGITALQMDIKITGVSREIIEKALAQANDGRMFIMSKMLECISEPNKQLSPYAPQMIRMQINPDKIREVIGAGGKTIQKIVAETDCKIDIEDDGSLFIISIDEESANKAKSIIETIIAEVEVGKTYMGTVKRIMDFGAFVEIIPGVLGTQGKEGLVHISQLAEERVNKVKDVVNIGDQIMVKVIEIDQQGRINLSRKAALNKVAKPTN
- a CDS encoding M16 family metallopeptidase → MISTFNLNNTKLVVEEIPFVRSAGIGVYIKVGSRHEKQNISGVSHFIEHMLFKGTEKRTAREIAESFEGMGGQLNAFTSKEYTCLYSRTLDENVDSAIEIMFDMLFSSKFAPKDFTTEKGVVIEEINMYEDTPDDLIHDLFSQKFWEGHSMGLPILGTEDSIINMDRDLVYEYYKKYYVPANMVIAVAGNVNSNKVRDKIQNLLEKQPKNNITINQTIPEENNSFISLMNKETEQVQLCLGVPSISYHNDNRYVQNVMNNILGGGLGSRLFQSIREELGLAYSVYSYPSTYSDTGAFSIYVGTSPSKVAQFFEALIELLDNFTNEGVSEEEVTRTQQLIKSSILLGLESVMNRMTRLARSIMIYDEIVSPEKIIDRIYAIDSEQVNQFAQNLFKKELFSLAAIGDKEILPNVEKQYKQLWRL
- the truB gene encoding tRNA pseudouridine(55) synthase TruB encodes the protein MDGFININKPEGITSFDVLRTLKKQIGKIKMGHLGTLDPMATGVLPVALGNATRVIEYIKDETKAYTATMIMGRVSDTQDEYGTIKVIQEQPIIELDILKEAIKEFTGKIKQLPPMYSAVHHNGKRLYELAREGKVVERELREVEIYKLDLVTIELNENNIPLITIYVECSKGTYIRTLCHDIGQKLGTGAYLNKLIRVKSGIFNIDDSITLEKLEKCTNIKRVIKDIDYPLNELQNYYISNPSDLYKLLNGNKIQCSIEDEELVKVYSPEQNLVAIAEINKNNNTPMLKPKKVFK
- the rpsO gene encoding 30S ribosomal protein S15, with protein sequence MALSQERKQEIINQYQTHENDTGSPEVQIAILTDRINYLNEHLKINKKDHHSRTGLLKMVGQRRSLLEYLKNKNFDRYRSIVLRLGLRR